A genomic region of Denticeps clupeoides chromosome 9, fDenClu1.1, whole genome shotgun sequence contains the following coding sequences:
- the LOC114797397 gene encoding uncharacterized protein LOC114797397 yields the protein MGISKNFIAVVYLLLYNSFSTAKVDPDQISKVEKGLTTCEELLKGLDELTQAVTKTKEATQMIQKVLKVFDGLAKVAASLHFFGALLSFIFAFIPQSDPTLEFLKEQFAEVNRKLDSMSLQISTLGKEMEWASYASVYSKDENNIRNSWAKLKEFIASASAAKTQALKTRLAERFTTFYESTATESSVADLYKYITESHGSSLNKNLLQLVVQKSSGDFAILTQYSSYFTALMVSGLQLNLFYYKLKGYDAAAKAKEAEGELGNVLSAIQDALINCADGFETWAEKDITKIGTQPFSDNKDLASKIKKHLDQKFKWYEWTVIAHPKDAKGEYSSGSSISLLVQDKTVVHVIHQEKGYTVNQRIKDDIKVQFKDVFPQITCETMKDELVQIVGIKIMNHVQFLHAVQIRDDFAQTKAADIELQCSTLLYFIDTDHRTIRLFLKSKDVVENPPCSKLKCQNGECKQIKDTTEGFCKCQKMFHGPTCEMSVQNEIDYLAVEDQIDSIIYQFVPDMTSVYHSIKDLKEYTRHLIETVQHDIHWTQVLVKYNSVIEKFRYIVTLHNHLRDGTVTQQQFVSDVGLFSSGENKFTFMFTQYNHMMKGSGFGYNQNILDAFRNSLLLDPQGKNPVECSKAYRDKMDDFLRYMFALEKEAILSWMKYLVVTGNLKESRLLMDMSKKFTEEQRGVFNKKGCGSLKAENLANEFCEKPYHSTDLQQVRVQCAEGYVAAPSKVTCSQGTWDSTPVCYVVPPGGSVSCTHAKTTTTCAASCPAGWKFRLADKQVSTCDRQPCSSFRPEKCDTCTKSAVCKDDEVCNDGKCVPGCNVLTCGVNARCSTTNHDPKCSCISPWKAEDIFFHNLLFFSKILTSSGATYNLRCRYQDLQWVPTTGIPANAVYSMKGYAVCRAIGPDGGLNSGWIWQNRYCNYEYEWKEHRATSYEVLVDPCGGKGVEWVSGVHSDMVFVAEAKRWPGVKLYVCSSKNNGVPGQLFNTRSGFLCHIGYGNVGYREDHFYSLVKRACV from the exons ATGGGCATCTCAAAGAACTTCATAGCTGTGGTCTATCTACTGTTGTACAACAGCTTCTCTACTGCAAAAGTAGATCCTGATCAAATATCTAAAGTGGAGAAGGGCTTGACTACTTGTGAAGAATTGCTGAAAGGCCTTGATGAGCTCACACAAGCTGTGACAAAAACTAAGGAAGCAACACAAATGATTCAGAAAGTCCTGAAGGTCTTCGATGGACTCGCCAAAGTGGCAGCAAGTCTCCATTTTTTTGGTGCTCTGCTTAGCTTCATCTTTGCTTTTATTCCACAATCTGATCCCACTTTAGAGTTTCTAAAGGAGCAGTTTGCAGAGGTGAACAGGAAACTGGACTCCATGTCCCTCCAGATATCCACCCTGGGAAAGGAAATGGAGTGGGCGAGTTACGCAAGTGTCTACAGTAAAGACGAGAACAACATCAGAAACTCCTGGGCCAAGCTGAAAGAATTTATAGCAAGTGCGTCTGCTGCCAAGACACAAGCGCTGAAGACAAGACTGGCAGAAAGATTTACTACCTTCTACGAGAGCACCGCGACCGAAAGCAGTGTTGCAGACCTCTACAAGTACATCACAGAGAGCCATGGGTCCAGTCTGAATAAGAATCTTCTGCAGCTCGTTGTTCAGAAGTCCAGTGGCGACTTCGCCATCTTGACTCAGTATTCCTCTTACTTCACAGCTCTGATGGTTTCAGGGCTCCAGTTAAATCTCTTCTACTACAAATTAAAGGGCTATGATGCTGCAGCCAAGGCCAAAGAGGCCGAGGGAGAACTTGGCAACGTTCTGTCAGCCATACAGGATGCCTTGATCAACTGTGCTGATGGATTTGAGACCTGGGCAGAAAAAGATATCACCAAAATTGGGACACAGCCATTCTCTGATAACAAAGATCTGGCATCAAAGATTAAGAAGCATTTGGACCAGAAGTTTAAGTGGTATGAATGGACAGTGATTGCCCATCCAAAAGATGCCAAGGGTGAGTATTCATCTGGAAGCTCCATTAGCCTCCTGGTTCAAGACAAGACTGTTGTTCATGTTATTCATCAAGAAAAGGGCTACACCGTCAATCAAAGAATCAAAGACGATATAAAAGTTCAGTTTAAAGATGTCTTCCCACAGATAACCTGCGAGACAATGAAGGATGAACTGGTTCAAATTGTTGGCATCAAGATCATGAATCATGTACAGTTCCTCCATGCTGTTCAGATACGAGACGATTTCGCTCAAACGAAAGCAGCTGACATAGAACTACAATGCAGCACACTGCTTTACTTTATAGACACCGACCACAGGACCATTCGTTTGTTTCTGAAGAGCAAGGACGTTGTGGAGAACCCTCCCTGCTCCAAACTGAAATGTCAGAACGGAGAATGCAAACAAATCAAAGACACTACGGAAGGGTTCTGCAAGTGCCAGAAGATGTTCCACGGCCCGACCTGTGAGATGAGTGTCCAGAACGAAATTGATTATTTGGCAGTTGAAGACCAAATTGACAGCATAATTTACCAGTTTGTTCCAGATATGACATCTGTTTACCACAGCATCAAGGACCTGAAGGAGTACACCAGGCACCTCATCGAGACCGTCCAACATGACATCCACTGGACTCAGGTGTTGGTGAAGTACAACAGCGTGATCGAGAAGTTCCGGTACATCGTGACTCTGCACAACCACCTGCGGGACGGCACTGTGACTCAACAGCAGTTCGTCTCTGATGTTGGACTGTTCAGCTCGGGAGAAAACAAGTTCACCTTCATGTTCACACAGTACAACCATATGATGAAAGGATCCGGGTTTGGATACAACCAGAATATTCTGGATGCTTTTCGTAATTCACTCCTTCTGGACCCACAAGGCAAAAATCCGGTGGAGTGCAGCAAAGCCTACCGAGACAAAATGGATGATTTCCTACGTTACATGTTTGCTTTGGAAAAGGAGGCCATTTTGTCCTGGATGAAGTACTTGGTTGTCACGGGGAACCTGAAGGAGTCGCGTCTTTTGATGGACATGTCCAAGAAATTTACTGAGGAGCAGCGTGGGGTCTTCAACAAAAAAGGCTGTGGCTCTCTCAAAGCAGAAAATCTCGCGAATGAATTCTGCGAGAAGCCTTACCACAGTACAGACCTTCAGCAGGTCCGTGTCCAGTGCGCCGAAGGCTACGTGGCGGCACCGTCCAAAGTGACCTGCTCACAGGGAACGTGGGACTCCACGCCCGTCTGCTACGTTGTACCTCCGGGGGGAAGCGTGAGCTGCACTCACGCCAAAACCACCACAACGTGTGCAGCATCGTGTCCTGCCGGGTGGAAGTTCCGTCTCGCAGACAAGCAGGTTTCTACTTGCGACCGCCAGCCATGCAGCTCCTTCAGGCCCGAAAAATGTGACACGTGCACCAAAAGCGCGGTGTGTAAGGATGACGAAGTCTGCAACGACGGTAAATGTGTACCGGGATGCAACGTACTTACATGCGGAGTGAACGCAAGGTGCTCCACCACCAACCACGATCCAAAGTGCAGTTGCATCAGTCCGTGGAAggcagaggacattttttttcacaatttactgtttttttcaaAGATTTTGACATCATCCGGAGCGACCTACAACCTCCGTTGCCGGTATCAGGACCTACAGTGGGTCCCCACCACAGGAATCCCAGCGA atgcagTTTACTCTATGAAAGGATATGCGGTTTGCCGCGCCATTGGGCCTGACGGGGGACTAAATTCTGGCTGGATTTGGCAAAACCGCTACTGTAACTATGAATATGAATGGAAAGAGCACCGGGCTACAAGCTATGAG GTTCTTGTTGACCCTTGTGGAGGCAAAGGAGTGGAGTGGGTGTCTGGTGTTCATTCTGACATGGTGTTTGTGGCTGAAGCGAAGCGTTGGCCCGGTGTGAAATTGTATGTGTGCAG TTCCAAGAACAACGGTGTTCCAGGACAACTCTTCAACACCCGTAGCGGCTTCCTGTGCCACATTGGGTATGGAAACGTGGGCTACAGGGAAGATCATTTCTACTCTCTAGTAAAACGTGCATGTGTCTGA
- the LOC114796766 gene encoding uncharacterized protein LOC114796766, which yields MDSMIYQFVPDLTSVYHSIKDLKEYTRHLIETVQHDIHWTQVLVKYNSVIEKFRYIVTLHVTLDGKNPVECSKAYRDKMDDFLRYMFALEKEAILSWMKYLIVTGNLKESRLLMDMSKKFTEEQRDVFNKKGCGFLKAENLGTWDSTPVCYVVPPGGSVSCTHAKTTTTCAASCPAGWRFHLADKQVSTCDRQPCSSFRPEKCDTCTKSAVCKDDEVCDNGKCVPGCRTVPCGVNARCSTTNHDPSDLQPPLAVSGPTVGPHHRNPSECSLLYERICGLPRHWPDGGLNSGWIWQNRYCNYEYEWKEHRATSYEGLVDPCGGKGVEWVCGVHSDMVFVAEAKRWPGVKLYVCSSKHNGVPGQLFNTRSGFLCHIWFGNVGYRDENFYSLVKRACV from the exons ATGGACAGCATGATTTACCAGTTTGTTCCAGATCTGACGTCTGTTTACCACAGCATCAAGGACCTGAAGGAATACACCAGGCACCTCATCGAGACCGTCCAACATGACATCCACTGGACTCAGGTGTTGGTGAAGTACAACAGCGTGATCGAGAAGTTCCGGTACATCGTGACTCTGCACGTGACtctggatg GCAAAAATCCGGTGGAGTGCAGCAAAGCCTACCGAGACAAAATGGATGACTTCTTACGTTACATGTTTGCTTTGGAAAAAGAGGCCATTTTGTCCTGGATGAAGTACTTGATTGTCACGGGGAACCTGAAGGAGTCGCGTCTTTTGATGGACATGTCCAAGAAATTTACTGAGGAGCAGCGTGACGTCTTCAACAAGAAAGGCTGTGGCTTTCTCAAAGCAGAAAATCTC GGAACGTGGGACTCCACGCCCGTGTGCTACGTTGTACCTCCGGGGGGAAGCGTGAGCTGCACTCACGCCAAAACCACCACAACGTGTGCAGCATCGTGTCCTGCCGGGTGGAGGTTCCATCTCGCAGACAAGCAGGTTTCTACTTGCGACCGCCAGCCATGCAGCTCCTTCAGGCCTGAAAAATGTGACACGTGCACCAAAAGCGCGGTGTGTAAGGATGACGAAGTCTGCGATAACGGTAAATGTGTACCGGGATGCAGAACCGTTCCATGCGGAGTGAACGCAAGGTGCTCCACCACCAACCACGATCCAAG CGACCTACAACCTCCATTGGCGGTATCAGGACCTACAGTGGGTCCACACCACAGGAATCCCAGCGA atgcagTTTACTCTATGAAAGGATATGCGGTTTGCCGCGCCATTGGCCTGACGGGGGACTAAATTCTGGCTGGATTTGGCAAAACCGCTACTGTAACTATGAATATGAATGGAAAGAGCACCGGGCTACAAGCTATGAG GGTCTTGTTGACCCTTGTGGAGGCAAAGGAGTGGAGTGGGTGTGTGGTGTTCATTCTGACATGGTGTTTGTTGCTGAAGCGAAGCGTTGGCCCGGTGTGAAATTGTATGTGTGCAG TTCCAAGCACAATGGTGTTCCAGGACAACTCTTCAACACCCGTAGCGGCTTCCTGTGCCACATTTGGTTTGGAAACGTGGGCTACAGAGATGAAAATTTCTACTCTCTAGTAAAACGTGCATGTGTCTGA
- the LOC114796767 gene encoding uncharacterized protein LOC114796767, with protein MASGLHNFGVLLSFIFAVIPKSNPTLEFMKEQFAEVNRKLDSMSLQISTLGKEMEWASYASVYSKDENNIRNSWAKLKEFVASAMAAKTQEQKTRLAERFTTFYESTATESSVADLYKYITESHGSSLNKNLLQLVVQKSSGDFAILTQYSSYFTALMVSGLQLNLFYYKLKGYDAAAKAKEAEGELGNVLSAIQDALINCDD; from the coding sequence ATGGCGTCGGGTCTCCATAATTTTGGTGTTCTGCTCAGCTTCATTTTTGCCGTTATTCCAAAATCCAATCCCACTTTAGAGTTTATGAAGGAGCAGTTTGCAGAGGTGAACAGGAAACTGGACTCCATGTCCCTCCAGATATCCACCCTGGGAAAGGAAATGGAGTGGGCGAGTTACGCAAGTGTCTACAGTAAGGACGAGAACAACATCAGAAACTCCTGGGCCAAGCTGAAAGAATTTGTAGCAAGTGCCATGGCTGCCAAGACACAAGAGCAGAAGACAAGACTGGCAGAAAGATTTACTACCTTCTACGAGAGCACCGCGACCGAAAGCAGTGTTGCAGACCTCTACAAGTACATCACAGAGAGCCATGGGTCCAGTCTGAATAAGAATCTTCTGCAGCTCGTTGTTCAGAAGTCCAGTGGCGACTTCGCCATCTTGACTCAGTATTCCTCTTACTTCACAGCTCTGATGGTTTCAGGGCTCCAGTTAAATCTCTTCTACTACAAATTAAAGGGCTATGATGCTGCAGCCAAGGCAAAAGAGGCCGAGGGAGAACTTGGCAACGTTCTGTCAGCCATACAGGATGCCTTGATCAACTGTGATGATTGA